One genomic segment of Tripterygium wilfordii isolate XIE 37 chromosome 9, ASM1340144v1, whole genome shotgun sequence includes these proteins:
- the LOC120006061 gene encoding uncharacterized protein LOC120006061: MNSGAGANDQATKALSEIDQKLNLLNKPGIKTINSEDGDIIDCVDINKQHALEHPALKNHQIQLKPSISFPAEEKSTKNESSRPVIFQTWQKSGSCPEGTIPIRRTRREDLLRAESLERFGMKSHEAFTGTKKMGSPNDSLLVTAARRSRATLITLGYNYIGAQGIINIWNPHVQSPGEYTTAQIWMKAGPGASYESVEAGWMVHPQLYGDGRSRLFISWTVDAYDKSGCFNLLCSGFVQTSSKFVLGAALEPTSSWRTQYDYPIAMNLDPNTGNWWLLGQNEGIGYWPGTLFGYLKHSAIVVEWGGQVFSPNVLSTPHTKTQMGSGDFASGHLGNACYIKGVRIIDYSKSLKYPEWVGSTSDEPYCYSAQNFREGIVGEPVFFFGGPGQNFPYCK, from the exons ATGAACAGTGGAGCTGGTGCAAATGATCAGGCTACAAAAGCTCTTTCAGAAATTGATCAGAAGTTGAATCTTCTCAACAAACCTGGAATCAAGACTATAAAT AGCGAAGATGGAGATATAATAGATTGCGTTGACATCAATAAACAACATGCTCTAGAACATCCAGCATTGAAGAACCACCAAATTCAG TTGAAGCCAAGTATTAGTTTTCCAGCGGAGGAGAAAAGCACCAAAAATGAGTCTTCTAGGCCAGTAATATTTCAAACTTGGCAAAAAAGTGGTTCCTGTCCAGAAGGAACAATTCCGATTCGAAGAACTCGAAGGGAAGACTTACTAAGAGCCGAATCGCTCGAGCGATTTGGAATGAAGAGCCATGAAGCTTTCACTGGAACAAAGAAAATGGGTAGCCCAAATGACAGTTTGCTCGTCACCGCGGCTCGTCGTTCT AGAGCAACCCTTATCACATTAGGATACAATTACATTGGAGCTCAAGGAATTATTAATATATGGAACCCCCATGTCCAATCACCAGGCGAATATACTACTGCTCAAATCTGGATGAAGGCTGGCCCGGGAGCAAGTTATGAAAGTGTGGAAGCTGGATGGATG GTGCACCCACAGTTATATGGTGACGGTCGCTCACGATTATTCATATCTTGGACG gTCGATGCATACGACAAGTCAGGCTGCTTCAACCTTCTGTGTTCAGGGTTTGTGCAGACTAGCTCAAAATTTGTACTGGGTGCAGCCCTTGAACCTACTAGTTCATGGAGAACTCAATACGACTATCCTATCGCTATGAACTTG GATCCTAATACAGGCAATTGGTGGCTGCTAGGTCAAAATGAAGGGATTGGATACTGGCCTGGAACACTCTTTGGTTACTTAAAACACAGTGCAATAGTAGTTGAATGGGGAGGACAAGTTTTTAGCCCAAATGTTCTTAGTACTCCTCACACTAAAACACAAATGGGAAGTGGAGATTTTGCATCAGGTCATCTAGGTAATGCATGTTACATCAAGGGGGTTAGGATTATTGATTATTCCAAGTCTCTGAAGTACCCAGAATGGGTAGGCTCTACGTCCGACGAACCATACTGTTACTCGGCACAAAATTTCAGAGAAGGAATTGTAGGAGAGCCGGTGTTTTTCTTTGGAGGACCTGGGCAAAACTTTCCCTATTGTAAATGA
- the LOC120006370 gene encoding glycosyltransferase BC10-like produces the protein MQSRGVPLEEGKESLVPNKVNQSRLPFRLLQVFGLFLFLCFAFSIISIYTIRRFGIEGMVTTVKSSVEPFYEESGSLQNWIRPPSNLLHTMNDDELLWRASLVPRRRDYPFKRVPKIAFMFLSKGPLPLAPLWERFFKGHEGKYSVYLHTLPSFQAKFPSWSVFHRRQIPSQVSEWGKMSMCDAERRLLANALLDISNEWFILLSESCIPLYNFSIIYNYITKARYSFMGAFDDPGPYGQGRYNVNMAPEVNISQWRKGSQWFGINRKLAINIVEDTKYYPKFEEFCKPHCYVDEHYFPTLLTIQGPNLLANKSITWVDWSRGGAHPATFGRADITEEFFRRIYESKKCQYNNHNSSMCFLFARKFAPSTLEPLLHVSSKVLCF, from the exons ATGCAGTCGAGGGGTGTGCCGTTAGAGGAAGGCAAAGAATCTCTAGTTCCTAACAAAGTAAACCAATCAAGGTTGCCTTTCAGACTGCTTCAGGTATTTGGgttgtttttgtttctgtgtTTCGCATTTTCTATCATTAGTATATACACGATCCGTCGCTTTGGAATTGAAGGCATGGTGACTACTGTAAAGTCTAGTGTTGAACCCTTCTATGAAGAATCAGGTAGTTTGCAAAATTGGATTAGGCCTCCATCGAATCTGCTTCACACAATGAATGACGACGAGCTCTTATGGAGGGCCTCACTTGTTCCCAGAAGAAGGGACTACCCCTTTAAAAGGGTTCCTAAAATTGCCTTTATGTTCTTGAGTAAGGGGCCGCTGCCATTGGCACCTCTCTGGGAGAGGTTTTTTAAGGGACACGAAGGGAAATATTCTGTCTACCTTCATACACTGCCATCTTTCCAAGCCAAATTTCCATCCTGGTCTGTTTTTCACCGTAGACAAATCCCAAGTCAG GTTTCTGAGTGGGGTAAGATGAGTATGTGCGATGCAGAGAGAAGACTCCTTGCAAATGCATTACTTGATATTTCCAATGAGTGGTTTATTCTGCTTTCTGAATCCTGCATTCCTCTGTATAATTTCAGCATCATCTACAACTACATTACGAAAGCACGATATAGCTTCATGGGTGCATTTGATGACCCAGGGCCTTATGGGCAGGGGCGATATAATGTGAACATGGCACCTGAGGTGAACATAAGCCAGTGGCGCAAAGGATCTCAGTGGTTTGGGATTAACCGAAAGCTTGCCATCAATATAGTGGAAGACACAAAATACTACCCTAAATTCGAAGAGTTCTGTAAACCGCATTGCTATGTGGACGAACATTATTTCCCGACCCTGTTAACCATCCAAGGACCTAATCTTTTGGCAAATAAAAGCATCACTTGGGTGGACTGGTCAAGGGGTGGAGCTCACCCGGCAACGTTTGGACGAGCTGATATCACGGAGGAGTTTTTCAGAAGAATATATGAAAGTAAGAAGTGCCAATACAACAATCATAACTCATCGATGTGCTTTCTGTTTGCAAGGAAATTTGCTCCAAGCACTTTGGAACCTCTGTTACATGTCTCTTCCAAGGTTTTGTGCTTCTAA
- the LOC120006490 gene encoding protein EARLY FLOWERING 3-like isoform X2 — MKRGKDDEKIMGPMFPILHVNDKDKGGPRAPPRNKMALYEQVSIPSRRFNPSVLPLNPSNTSNLVPPGSYSQGGGQERNLLFPFHVHTSTPTNMVENFHPYQISGGNLNPPSSQLGQKKRVGDENDFRVPVFVNSGMDQCNNKTQNSSDREKHTPFTTSYSSSSVKFQNACVKDPKRVNLAGPSLRQEEKNKSDQNPEVCISSRDHSVKSATNLPIREIADGNVYEANLSPNQEYVANGDCLQGESRAVLQWHDSGHGDEVIESARYLERADVSQPRSCFHSREPHYNSESDGDKARGLPQLRNGDKSDDTSETSMVDSMSSLDISPDDVVGIIGQKHFWKARRAIVNQQRMFAVQVFELHRLIKVQRLIAASPDSLSDGTYRVKSSVKSYPAAKLPIEYVVTPSPRVQSKVDIEKPNHNMEHSAENVVEKTSLCQPLNFGPPQVPVATDTKTAPWCFHPPPGHQWLVPVMLPSEGLVYKPYPAPGFMGNAGGGNGPFGPTTLPGNLVNPSSSIPTSYHHHQGFGVLPGIPTVGQNFFPPYGMPVINPAISSSAVEQTNRFVGPGSYGQTRHLSERGASFNTEHQSSCSVPTQKSGVLPQVTNFRASRESEIQGSTGNSPIEKGDETAQRNGVLPLFPMASAAEEGASQPHDADQPRRVIKVVPHNPRSASESVARIFQSIQEERKHHEST; from the exons atgaagagaggtaAAGATGATGAGAAGATTATGGGGCCTATGTTCCCAATACTTCATGTAAATGATAAAGATAAAGGAGGACCCAGAGCACCTCCAAGGAACAAGATGGCCCTCTATGAGCAGGTCAGTATTCCTTCTCGGAGGTTCAATCCCAGTGTCTTGCCTCTTAACCCAAGTAACACGAGCAACTTGGTTCCTCCTGGGTCTTATAGCCAG GGAGGTGGCCAGGAAAGAAATTTGCTTTTCCCATTTCATGTACACACTTCAACGCCTACGAATATGGTCGAGAACTTTCATCCTTACCAGATTAGTGGAGGCAATTTGAACCCTCCATCATCCCAACTTGGGCAGAAAAAGAGAGTAGGTGATGAAAATGATTTTAGGGTCCCTGTATTTGTTAATTCTGGAATGGATCAATGCAATAATAAAACTCAGAACAGCTCTGATAGGGAAAAACACACTCCCTTCACCACAAGTTATTCAAGTAGTTCAGTGAAATTCCAAAATGCTTGTGTTAAGGATCCAAAAAGAGTTAACTTAGCAGGTCCAAGTTTGAGACAAGAGGAGAAAAACAAGAGTGATCAGAACCCTGAAGTGTGCATCTCAAGTAGGGATCATTCAGTAAAATCTGCCACAAATTTACCAATTAGAGAAATAGCTGATGGAAATGTGTATGAAGCAAATTTATCTCCAAATCAAGA ATATGTTGCTAATGGAGATTGTTTACAAGGAGAGTCTAGAGCTGTGTTGCAGTGGCATGACAGTGGACATGGTGATGAGGTTATTGAGAGTGCAAGGTACTTGGAGCGTGCTGATGTTTCCCAGCCAAGAAGCTGCTTTCATTCGAGGGAACCTCACTACAACAGCGAATCTGATGGAGACAAAGCACGTGGACTGCCACAATTGAGAAACGGAGATAAAAGTGATGATACTTCTGAAACATCAATGGTGGATTCTATGTCAAGCTTGGATATCTCTCCTGATGATGTTGTGGGAATAATTGGTCAGAAACACTTCTGGAAAGCAAGAAGAGCAATTGTCAA TCAACAAAGGATGTTTGCTGTTCAAGTGTTTGAGTTGCATAGACTGATAAAG GTTCAACGATTAATCGCTGCATCACCTGATTCTTTATCCGATGGAACTTATCGTGTGAAATCTTCTGTGAAGTCCTATCCTGCAGCAAAACTTCCGATAGAGTATGTTGTTACACCATCACCACGTGTTCAGAGCAAGGTTGATATCGAGAAGCCAAACCATAACATGGAACATTCTGCGGAAAACGTAGTTGAAAAGACATCCCTATGTCAACCTTTGAATTTTGGCCCACCACAGGTACCAGTAGCCACTGATACCAAAACGGCTCCTTGGTGTTTCCATCCACCTCCTGGGCATCAATGGTTAGTTCCTGTGATGTTGCCTTCGGAAGGACTGGTATACAAACCATATCCCGCGCCTGGATTCATGGGAAATGCTGGTGGTGGAAATGGTCCTTTTGGTCCTACTACTTTACCAGGCAACCTTGTGAATCCCTCGTCTAGTATTCCAACCTCTTATCATCACCATCAAGGGTTTGGGGTTCTGCCAGGCATCCCTACAGTTGGTCAGAATTTCTTCCCTCCATATGGCATGCCAGTTATCAATCCAGCTATCTCTAGCTCAGCTGTTGAACAAACGAACCGGTTTGTAGGACCTGGTTCATATGGTCAAACTCGTCACTTGTCTGAAAGGGGAGCTAGTTTTAACACAGAACATCAGAGCTCTTGTAGTGTGCCGACCCAGAAGAGTGGAGTACTTCCACAAGTTACGAACTTCCGGGCATCTAGAGAGTCTGAGATACAAGGAAGTACAGGAAATAGTCCCATTGAAAAAGGAGATGAAACTGCTCAAAGAAATGGTGTTCTTCCCCTTTTCCCTATGGCTTCTGCTGCTGAGGAGGGAGCCTCTCAGCCTCATGACGCAGACCAACCAAGaagagtaataaaagttgtaCCCCACAATCCTAGATCTGCCTCTGAATCAGTAGCTCGAATTTTCCAGTCTATacaagaagagagaaaacaCCATGAATCCACTTAA
- the LOC120006490 gene encoding protein EARLY FLOWERING 3-like isoform X1 codes for MKRGKDDEKIMGPMFPILHVNDKDKGGPRAPPRNKMALYEQVSIPSRRFNPSVLPLNPSNTSNLVPPGSYSQGGGQERNLLFPFHVHTSTPTNMVENFHPYQISGGNLNPPSSQLGQKKRVGDENDFRVPVFVNSGMDQCNNKTQNSSDREKHTPFTTSYSSSSVKFQNACVKDPKRVNLAGPSLRQEEKNKSDQNPEVCISSRDHSVKSATNLPIREIADGNVYEANLSPNQEYRDHRLANFGRYVANGDCLQGESRAVLQWHDSGHGDEVIESARYLERADVSQPRSCFHSREPHYNSESDGDKARGLPQLRNGDKSDDTSETSMVDSMSSLDISPDDVVGIIGQKHFWKARRAIVNQQRMFAVQVFELHRLIKVQRLIAASPDSLSDGTYRVKSSVKSYPAAKLPIEYVVTPSPRVQSKVDIEKPNHNMEHSAENVVEKTSLCQPLNFGPPQVPVATDTKTAPWCFHPPPGHQWLVPVMLPSEGLVYKPYPAPGFMGNAGGGNGPFGPTTLPGNLVNPSSSIPTSYHHHQGFGVLPGIPTVGQNFFPPYGMPVINPAISSSAVEQTNRFVGPGSYGQTRHLSERGASFNTEHQSSCSVPTQKSGVLPQVTNFRASRESEIQGSTGNSPIEKGDETAQRNGVLPLFPMASAAEEGASQPHDADQPRRVIKVVPHNPRSASESVARIFQSIQEERKHHEST; via the exons atgaagagaggtaAAGATGATGAGAAGATTATGGGGCCTATGTTCCCAATACTTCATGTAAATGATAAAGATAAAGGAGGACCCAGAGCACCTCCAAGGAACAAGATGGCCCTCTATGAGCAGGTCAGTATTCCTTCTCGGAGGTTCAATCCCAGTGTCTTGCCTCTTAACCCAAGTAACACGAGCAACTTGGTTCCTCCTGGGTCTTATAGCCAG GGAGGTGGCCAGGAAAGAAATTTGCTTTTCCCATTTCATGTACACACTTCAACGCCTACGAATATGGTCGAGAACTTTCATCCTTACCAGATTAGTGGAGGCAATTTGAACCCTCCATCATCCCAACTTGGGCAGAAAAAGAGAGTAGGTGATGAAAATGATTTTAGGGTCCCTGTATTTGTTAATTCTGGAATGGATCAATGCAATAATAAAACTCAGAACAGCTCTGATAGGGAAAAACACACTCCCTTCACCACAAGTTATTCAAGTAGTTCAGTGAAATTCCAAAATGCTTGTGTTAAGGATCCAAAAAGAGTTAACTTAGCAGGTCCAAGTTTGAGACAAGAGGAGAAAAACAAGAGTGATCAGAACCCTGAAGTGTGCATCTCAAGTAGGGATCATTCAGTAAAATCTGCCACAAATTTACCAATTAGAGAAATAGCTGATGGAAATGTGTATGAAGCAAATTTATCTCCAAATCAAGAATATCGAGACCATCGTTTGGCCAATTTTGGCAGATATGTTGCTAATGGAGATTGTTTACAAGGAGAGTCTAGAGCTGTGTTGCAGTGGCATGACAGTGGACATGGTGATGAGGTTATTGAGAGTGCAAGGTACTTGGAGCGTGCTGATGTTTCCCAGCCAAGAAGCTGCTTTCATTCGAGGGAACCTCACTACAACAGCGAATCTGATGGAGACAAAGCACGTGGACTGCCACAATTGAGAAACGGAGATAAAAGTGATGATACTTCTGAAACATCAATGGTGGATTCTATGTCAAGCTTGGATATCTCTCCTGATGATGTTGTGGGAATAATTGGTCAGAAACACTTCTGGAAAGCAAGAAGAGCAATTGTCAA TCAACAAAGGATGTTTGCTGTTCAAGTGTTTGAGTTGCATAGACTGATAAAG GTTCAACGATTAATCGCTGCATCACCTGATTCTTTATCCGATGGAACTTATCGTGTGAAATCTTCTGTGAAGTCCTATCCTGCAGCAAAACTTCCGATAGAGTATGTTGTTACACCATCACCACGTGTTCAGAGCAAGGTTGATATCGAGAAGCCAAACCATAACATGGAACATTCTGCGGAAAACGTAGTTGAAAAGACATCCCTATGTCAACCTTTGAATTTTGGCCCACCACAGGTACCAGTAGCCACTGATACCAAAACGGCTCCTTGGTGTTTCCATCCACCTCCTGGGCATCAATGGTTAGTTCCTGTGATGTTGCCTTCGGAAGGACTGGTATACAAACCATATCCCGCGCCTGGATTCATGGGAAATGCTGGTGGTGGAAATGGTCCTTTTGGTCCTACTACTTTACCAGGCAACCTTGTGAATCCCTCGTCTAGTATTCCAACCTCTTATCATCACCATCAAGGGTTTGGGGTTCTGCCAGGCATCCCTACAGTTGGTCAGAATTTCTTCCCTCCATATGGCATGCCAGTTATCAATCCAGCTATCTCTAGCTCAGCTGTTGAACAAACGAACCGGTTTGTAGGACCTGGTTCATATGGTCAAACTCGTCACTTGTCTGAAAGGGGAGCTAGTTTTAACACAGAACATCAGAGCTCTTGTAGTGTGCCGACCCAGAAGAGTGGAGTACTTCCACAAGTTACGAACTTCCGGGCATCTAGAGAGTCTGAGATACAAGGAAGTACAGGAAATAGTCCCATTGAAAAAGGAGATGAAACTGCTCAAAGAAATGGTGTTCTTCCCCTTTTCCCTATGGCTTCTGCTGCTGAGGAGGGAGCCTCTCAGCCTCATGACGCAGACCAACCAAGaagagtaataaaagttgtaCCCCACAATCCTAGATCTGCCTCTGAATCAGTAGCTCGAATTTTCCAGTCTATacaagaagagagaaaacaCCATGAATCCACTTAA